Part of the Amphiura filiformis chromosome 9, Afil_fr2py, whole genome shotgun sequence genome is shown below.
GGTAAGGTTTATCGGTGGtatatagggggtcataaattatttgttgccgaaatagggggggtcgcaattttattgatgccgactttttgtaaattcagGACCCCCTTTGAAAGAAAATGCCAACCCCCTTATATGAAATgagttatttttttcaaacctgatttttggcatgtaatgtttacacatgtcccctttacacatgtcccaacttgcacctaaatggaatcagccaaatttgttgtttgtagatcaacagagcaaagtttgacataaagttatgaattatgactttatatcctcctatagaactacatgttaaatggccaaaataaccagtaggtttttttcactttaccttattatttcagctcaaaatggacagaaaccctatACCTGACAatgattactagtattatttcagcattatgAGTATAgaacaacaaatttaaaatttgaaggagaTCGTACATAATGGCTTTAATACAACTaatacagacaatacggtatacTATACACATCACTCCATTTCAAAAAGAGCACAGTGTTTACAACTAGTCTTGCAAGTCTTTATCATATAATAACATCTacagacctgaagtcttgcaAGTCCTGTGTTACAATCCTTCAGGACTCTTGCATGGATTTTgtcaggaccagtagctttatctggttgcagatACCATTGAGCATGTTGCTGAATGCTGAACTTCAGGAGCAGATTTTTCTGCGCAGGTAAGCTGACATTTAGCAGCAAGGTCTGGCAAAATTGTTCAGCTTTGTCTTTTGATATAGTGTAGACTTGATGCTCATCCTTCAGCACTGGTGTATTAACTCTGTTGGACTTTATACCAGACAAGGTGTTAACAGTGTTCCATCATTTCTTGCTGCTGAGGCTGAAATCTGAGAGTTCTTTCctcaatatttgtttttaactCCTTCTGGCTACCTTTTCTGTGTGATTGTACTCCTTTCTAGCTTTTGTAAACTTATTCTTATTTTCCTTGGTATTGTTCTTTTTAGCTTCCTGCAAAAGCGGTGTTTCTTGGTTGCTGCCCGTTTGCAGTGGTCATCAAACCACACCTTGTCACCAGTCTTCTTGAAAACAAATTAAGCTTTGCTGGTATGGAAGTCTCCATTGCATCACTGATAAGTGATGATATTGCTGCAAGCTTCTTCTGGGTCATCAGATTGGAGCGCAAGGGACCAGTCTGCAGATGTAAGAAACCTCTAATTCCACAAGTAGTCGGCCTTGTTGTACTGCCACACTTTGAGCTTGTAGGGTTTGTCTCTGTACAGCGCACATTCAGTTTAAAATGAACTGGATGATGATCTGAGGTACCTCCTAGTCTTGCATGTACTGTATGTAACAAGACTCCGTGATAAAATAACTAACATGGACACAACAAAATAAAGCAAGTACTGTGAGAAACTTGtttgtaaaaatacaaaatattatcaCTTTATTGCCTTTTCAGGGAAGACCACCTTGCTTTCCTGATACTACTTTCATCACATAATTGAaccaattatattattattatatatatatcatattTAAATTGAAATAGAAAATAGAAATAGAACTTATTGCAAAAATATACATATCAAAACTAGTTTCATAATAAGTTTACAAAGTACAAAAAGCCATAGCTAAGCACGCTTCCCCAAGCAAACTTAAAGTGGCAATGATTTAGGGTGTAACTTTCATGTAAGCATACTCCTAGTCAGCCTAGtggcagtggcagattcgaatcactCATGCTAAAACTCACAGGGTGTATAGTAAAGCTACAatttctctgtgttacaaaatttaaaatctgtgttacaaattggatgatttctgtgattttctgtttttcactataaagcactgaaaagttaaaacaaacatgttttaaaagtgtattttgtcttaccctTTACTGTAGTAAGGCCAGAATCTTGAATCAAAGGTCTAGAaaaaatgctagaatggattgtctaacggttgattactgctaaataatcgcttttctttgttttattttgcaaataacCACAAAAGTTAGAccttttacacagtttttcactattttgtggcatattcaaatttctgtgagcaaaccctgaattccgtgaatttttctgttttctgtatccccgagaaatcgtggctttagcgtATGTATACCCACAAAAGAGTAGAGGAGTGGCGAGGCAACCATGTAAACACACTGATTTgtatctgccactgcaaaatccatcATGGGGTTAAGTCAACTTAAAACAAGACACaattccttaagggggtactacacccctggccaattttgtgcctacttttgaatttttcataaatattatagcgcattggtgacaagtaaaatatgtatattataggggcaaggactacaactactgcactgaaaatttagcacctcaaggcaagtagttattgatttatcgatcaaatagtggttttccctcatttttgactgtaactccacaactgttgtctgtgctgaaataaaattttcagtgcagtagttgtagtccttgcccctataatataaatatcttagttgtcatcaatgcgctttaatttttgagaaaaatgcaaaaataggcacacaattgtgcaggggtgtaatacccccttaagtcTTAACAATATGCCAATTTTGTGTATGCTTACATGATGGATAGAAGTGATTTAAAATCTTTCAACccatacccccaccccacccactcaAAAAAAGTCTTGTAATTCATTAAATTGATTAAAGGGACTGTTTACATACCCGGACATAGTGAAGCATGACCATAAGTGTGCCACATAAACTCATCAATGTTGATAAACAAACATCATTGTAAATCCTGAAACTGACATCTCTGACTTTTTCCTacttacaaaaaaaatgaaataagatTACAGTTTCCAAAAAGCAGATGCATGTAAAACAAGTAATTAGCATTTTCTTATTACGCAAATAGTATCAATTTTCTAGACTGTAAACAAATCTTTGATTATACATGTACAACTGGCAAAATACTTAAAACTCATAAAGTTAAAAAGTTTCAatgatttcatacatttttggtatgaTTTATAGAGCAAGATTGAAGATACCCTTTTTCAAAAAATCTGCTATTCAcgttacataattatgtaaataaacaGTGTTCTGATCTTGAAAATGCCACCTTTTACATGAAACTTTGTTCCTGGGTTTTTAACCATGCACTGGAAGCATTAAATGTCTCCCTGTGAGACAGCTTGGTAATTTTAAATAGTTACTGCCCAGACTACTATACCAACAGGCCCAGCACCCTAGGAAGGGGTACCCAACTTTCATGTTGGTATGGGTGTGTGGTGCAAAGTGCTGAACTGTGagtcttgggaactgattttttgtttttaattgcatCTTGAGTactgatttttcacaattttttgagTTTGGGAACtgaattttgctcaaattttagGATACGAAAACGTTTTTGGTTTGAGAATTGACAATTTGATTATTTTCTTTTGAGTCTTAAAACTGAACTATGTTCCAACCTGGGGAGGGGGGTCTTGTGAACTGTCAGTGAGATGCAAAATGGGGGTCTTAACTGCCGCACATAGGCTACCCATACCCATACCACCTTTTAATGTCAGTCCCACCTGACCCAGCATTTGCTTTAAATCACATTggtctttataattatataaaacatATTATAGTATCTTATTAGATTTGATATAATCTAATTTAGTTTTGCCATGAGCTGGATCACCTCGTAACATCACTACACCTACTGGGTTCACTTTAAATGATAGATCCTCATTCGCCATGAAGTGTCCAAGGTGTTGATGGTCAAATAACTCATACATAATATAGCCAGCAGTGTGGTTAAATCCAAGACGTTCTGGTGTAACGGTGACAGGACGAGGTATGTCTTCGGCACGACTGAAGAAAACTACAGCAAATGAGTCTCCACTGAGCGGTTTGGTCCATATTTCAATTTGATGATCAGGTGTCTGAAATGAGTCAGAATTCGAATAGTGGTGGTAATGATAGTTTTCAATTGTCAGTTTTAAAGAAAGTGAGGTACAAATTAACTGATTGTAGCACAAAAAGTTTAACTGCCTTTGTTTACCCTTAGTAGTTAACTTTTCTGCACTCCAATCAGCCTCAGTAGTTAACTTTAAAGATATAATTATGAAAATCTCTAATTTATTAATAATTCGCTAATATGTGATTATTcatgaaaccaaaaaaaaaatgcatttcaaaacaaaatcaaacatgtttttcaTGTATTTAAAAATAGCAGTCAGTTTTTGCCCATTAggcctatgtaatgaaattattagtttcccgtcacccacccacatcaccttttcaatttgactacaactttcattattttcattaaaaagtcaattatctgaaaattgagatggaaataatcaaaattgaaactctcaaaatgtctgacatcccctacTGATCATAATCatcagtttttcttagttgtaggggtagaggatgtgataaataatgaaaatttaaggattacctcatcatgtttctagtgattacaaaaattgcaaatttcttttcattttaataaaaacaaattcaaatcttttctcaatctgttgcaaaaatttatgtctgtaatgatgatttaAGCATTAAGAcagttttgagatggtctttatCAACAATATTGGTAATAGCcatataaatgaaagttttgacaataatgaaattttccaaaataatgatgataatgaaatcatgacctcatatttcacggaaataaatgtgacgggaaactaatcatttcatttcatcagTCTTATCTGCCTATGCAAGTTATTGGAATATTAACATGTTTTACAGTCTGTTGGGTTacagaaaaaaaaccccatattttATCATAATAAAAATACTTAACCTTACtagccttaatgtatgatttccttgaaattttaaatttgttattatacatgcaaaatgctgaaataatgctagtaataattatcaggaagggtttctgtccattttgagctgaaataacaaggtaaagtgaaagaaaccctgctggttattttggccgtttaacacgcagttctataggaagATATAATGTcacaattctttgaattatgacattatgttgaactttgctctgttgacctacaaacacattccatttaggtgcaagttgggacatgtgtaaacattacgaatatgccataaaatcagatttgaacaaaattaaccaattttatattataagatcatacattatggctttaatctacCCTAGTCTATTTACCTTCATTATTCTTTTTCCCATAATTCCCAGCTTATCCTGATTAACCTTAATGACTTCCTTATTCAGTAATATCTCCTTGAATTGTATTGGTATAGTCCGCAGGTCATTTGACATCATCATCTGTACCGCCATAATGGACCATAATGCCATCTGGGATTTGGATTGGTCTAAACTCAGTGAGTAATCACCTATTATGAGCTGTGAATGATAAATTGGTATGttggtataattaaagacagagataaaaagaatttatcgcgtctgatgtcactgtcaattacgatccttgattggttagcaCAGGttaaatagcgcgtaaaaggaagatcaatctatctggtgctgatcggagaaaaggaacagcagcaaatggtgaaaaattacgtacttttaaaaggcaaaaagcagcttttctaggcattgttgacatggtgccttcgccaaagaaagtttcctactataaagacctaacttttgagatggtttgcatgtttgaaagtgcaaaattaacaataaggcgaccggttataccgccgtgttcagcaagtcatcatcacaacgtttgtaaacaaaccgtgctcgagtttgattgacagatgacgtcagacgtgataaatttgttttatctctgtctttaattatatgttAATAATATGACATTCCACATTTATTAGAgtgtcaaaatatcaatttcaaatagACCTACTGCACTATATGTACTATTAGATGTTTATGAATTCCTGATTTGGACAAATTAACATGTCTATTTACCTATTATGAGCTGTATGTGATTAAGAGGTTAATGATCAGATGAGGTGTTTGGTATCAGTTGGGGGGGGCAAAGCAGGAACTACTTAGAGCACTGTTAGCATaagtagttgacatcatgggctacacaaaaatgtgtttttaaaaccATTCGAATGTATTCCTCTAGTTATAACGAATAGTTTGATCTACCTAGGATGTACCATTCTTGAgttattaacaaaataaatgaGAGGATTACACAATCCAGGATGTTTCCTTACCTATgtaatgcatcaaaataggtcaaggtcaataagcCTCAGTGGCACCTGACCTATTTTGcagtgttacctaggtaacaaaacatcctagatTATGCAAAACTATCCTTATTTTATAATCTCTACATCACTTACCATGTCTGGGTCATTATAGCTTCCTGGTTTGGAGATTGCAGCAAATGTATCCTGGTTAGTGATGAAACTATCCAAGATGGTTATCAAGCTTGGCCACGAATCCTGAATATCCCTGCCATTACGGATTGTATTGCAGTGATTGGCTATGAGCGTCCAATTTCGCTGCAAAAAGAAAAGTGTTGTGACATTTTGATGTTAAGTTTCTAGACCCTATCAAAAACCAACCGAAATGGCATAACatttgaaatggcagccatgttggttgACAGTATAAGATGAGTCATAAGATGGGATGGATTTCCTTCACATGCCTTGAATTTATCATGAtaatttcttgcatattcttgaccacaaaacaggtttttttaaaggtttttgaCAGGATGTAATTAAGGGGGGAATAAAGATTAATGAATGAAAGTGGGTATATGTCACACTGTGCATGTTCATTCATTTGAAAGTATGTTTTAAAATCAGCAAAGTTTTTctaacacaaaaaaaaacaccagttCACAtcattatatgtgaccatccagcacaactgagccctgaaatcgccaatcatcatttttgagatattcaaccaacatattctgcttgaaattagctttaaaatgatgtatatcatgtctatagtacttgacatttaagtagtgaaaaagcaataaaacagtcaataaatcctttgtttcctataattgtttattgttaagttcaatggagcatatctcaatagtggcactggcgacatccgggctcagttgtggaggatggtcacatataaggaataatgtgaATACAATCCAC
Proteins encoded:
- the LOC140161127 gene encoding alpha-N-acetylgalactosaminidase-like encodes the protein MMNLLLQLLTLTSLCLTVYGLDNGLALTPPMGWLSWERFRCITDCKNDPDNCVSENLYKVMADQIVKDGYLAAGYDHVNIDDCWMAAERDSQGKLVADPERFPNGMKALADYVHSKGLKLGIYESMGYKTCRGLPGTYGHIETDAKTFAEWGIDMVKMDKCHTPGAALTQQGFINMSIAMNKTGRPMIFSCEWPNVGGNRNWTLIANHCNTIRNGRDIQDSWPSLITILDSFITNQDTFAAISKPGSYNDPDMLIIGDYSLSLDQSKSQMALWSIMAVQMMMSNDLRTIPIQFKEILLNKEVIKVNQDKLGIMGKRIMKTPDHQIEIWTKPLSGDSFAVVFFSRAEDIPRPVTVTPERLGFNHTAGYIMYELFDHQHLGHFMANEDLSFKVNPVGVVMLRGDPAHGKTKLDYIKSNKIL